In Mycobacterium stomatepiae, the following are encoded in one genomic region:
- a CDS encoding SDR family NAD(P)-dependent oxidoreductase — protein MSESTQVLKGRRILVTGGATGIGAAAVEVLTAAGADVAATYHRTPPSDGLTASWLQCDVRGADAVAAMVQQTAAQLGGLDVLVNAAGLWQAGIPGYVGADDISFLLDTNVKATILTNQAVYAVMKDQDPKGGRIINFGSSEAIMGSPISAVYAATKGAVQAWTRSAAKAWAPDNITVNALAPAVQTPAADRLRDFLGPDAAALIDQQMQMMIPLGGTLGDPARDVGPMLVFLAGPGSGFITGQLLAVDGGLMMVGG, from the coding sequence ATGTCAGAGTCGACACAGGTACTCAAGGGCCGCCGAATTCTGGTGACCGGCGGAGCCACCGGCATCGGCGCGGCCGCCGTCGAGGTTCTCACCGCGGCGGGGGCTGACGTCGCGGCCACCTACCATCGGACGCCACCTTCGGACGGTCTCACGGCCAGCTGGCTGCAATGCGATGTGCGCGGCGCCGATGCCGTCGCGGCGATGGTCCAACAGACCGCCGCGCAGCTCGGCGGACTCGATGTCCTGGTCAACGCCGCGGGGCTCTGGCAAGCCGGGATACCGGGTTATGTCGGGGCCGACGACATTTCGTTCCTGCTGGACACGAACGTGAAGGCGACCATCCTGACCAACCAGGCGGTGTATGCCGTCATGAAAGATCAGGATCCCAAGGGCGGCAGGATCATCAACTTCGGATCGTCGGAAGCGATTATGGGCAGCCCGATTTCGGCCGTCTATGCCGCGACCAAGGGAGCGGTGCAGGCGTGGACGCGATCGGCCGCCAAGGCATGGGCGCCGGACAACATCACCGTCAACGCGCTGGCACCCGCGGTACAGACACCGGCTGCCGATCGGCTGCGAGATTTCCTCGGGCCGGACGCCGCCGCGCTGATCGACCAGCAGATGCAGATGATGATACCGCTCGGTGGCACCCTGGGAGACCCGGCGCGCGATGTCGGCCCGATGCTGGTTTTCCTGGCCGGCCCGGGGTCGGGCTTCATCACCGGACAGCTGCTGGCCGTGGACGGCGGCCTAATGATGGTCGGCGGGTAG
- the fadD1 gene encoding fatty-acid--CoA ligase FadD1, with translation MQAFLRRRLSDPNIAVKHRDLQWSWSEHLEQATTRAAALIGAADPQRPLHVGALLGNTPEMLNQMAAAGLGGYVLCGLNNTRRADALAADIRRADCQFVVTDAEHRPLLDGLALEDTQIFDISTPQWAEFVGAAGELVPHREVDATDAFMMIFTSGTSGNPKAVQVSHLMAMVAGTNLVQRFALTEKDTCYVSMPLFHSNAVVAGWAPAVCSGAAIVPAKFSATNFLDEVRRHGATYMNYVGKPLAYILATPARDDDADNPLRVAFGNEANDKDIGEFGRRFGVRVEDGFGSTENAVIVIREEGTPKGSIGKGIDGIAIYHSDTITECAVARFDASGALANADEAVGELVNTAGSGFFTGYYNDPAANAERMRHGMYWSGDLAYRDADGWIYLAGRTADWMRVDGENMAAAPIERILLRHNAINRVAVYAVPDGHVGDQVMAALVLNEGQTLEPDEFEKFLGEQSDLSPKARPRYVRIATELPSTATHKVLKRELIAQATSIGEGEILWVREPRGTAYTDAASSVVPDGGSAPSPV, from the coding sequence ATGCAGGCGTTCCTGCGACGGCGCCTGTCGGATCCCAACATCGCCGTGAAACACCGTGACTTGCAATGGAGTTGGAGTGAGCACCTGGAGCAGGCCACCACGCGGGCCGCGGCCCTGATCGGTGCCGCCGATCCGCAACGACCGCTGCACGTCGGCGCCCTGCTCGGCAACACCCCCGAGATGCTCAACCAGATGGCGGCAGCAGGGCTGGGCGGCTACGTGCTCTGCGGCCTGAACAACACCCGGCGCGCCGACGCGCTGGCCGCCGACATCCGGCGCGCCGATTGCCAGTTCGTGGTGACCGACGCCGAACACCGGCCGCTATTGGACGGGCTGGCCCTCGAGGACACCCAGATCTTCGACATCTCGACTCCGCAGTGGGCCGAATTCGTCGGTGCTGCGGGCGAACTGGTTCCGCATCGGGAAGTCGATGCGACCGACGCGTTCATGATGATCTTCACCTCGGGTACCAGCGGAAACCCCAAGGCGGTTCAGGTCTCTCACCTGATGGCGATGGTCGCCGGCACCAACCTGGTCCAGCGTTTCGCCCTCACCGAAAAAGACACCTGCTACGTGTCCATGCCGCTGTTTCATTCCAATGCCGTGGTCGCCGGGTGGGCGCCCGCGGTGTGCTCCGGCGCCGCGATCGTGCCGGCGAAGTTCTCGGCGACCAACTTCCTCGACGAGGTCCGCCGCCACGGCGCGACCTACATGAACTATGTCGGCAAGCCGCTCGCCTACATCCTGGCCACCCCCGCACGCGACGACGACGCGGATAACCCGCTGCGGGTGGCGTTCGGTAATGAGGCCAACGACAAGGACATCGGAGAATTCGGGCGCCGGTTCGGCGTCCGGGTCGAGGACGGCTTCGGCTCGACGGAGAACGCGGTCATCGTGATCCGGGAAGAAGGCACCCCGAAGGGCTCGATCGGCAAAGGCATCGATGGGATCGCGATCTACCACAGCGACACCATCACCGAGTGTGCCGTGGCCCGCTTCGATGCCAGCGGCGCACTTGCCAACGCCGACGAGGCGGTGGGTGAGCTGGTCAACACCGCGGGATCGGGCTTCTTCACCGGCTATTACAACGATCCCGCCGCCAACGCCGAACGCATGCGCCACGGCATGTACTGGTCTGGGGACCTCGCCTACCGCGACGCCGACGGCTGGATCTACCTGGCCGGCCGCACCGCGGATTGGATGCGGGTGGACGGCGAAAACATGGCAGCCGCGCCGATCGAACGAATCCTACTGCGCCACAACGCGATCAATCGTGTCGCAGTGTACGCCGTGCCGGACGGCCATGTCGGCGATCAGGTGATGGCCGCACTGGTGCTGAACGAGGGCCAGACCCTAGAGCCCGACGAATTCGAAAAGTTTCTGGGTGAACAGTCCGACCTGTCCCCCAAGGCTCGGCCACGCTACGTGCGTATCGCCACCGAACTGCCCAGCACCGCCACCCACAAGGTCCTCAAGCGTGAGTTGATCGCCCAGGCAACGTCCATCGGCGAGGGTGAAATCCTGTGGGTGCGTGAACCTCGCGGTACCGCTTACACGGATGCGGCTAGTTCCGTGGTGCCCGACGGCGGATCTGCCCCTTCGCCCGTGTGA
- a CDS encoding alpha/beta hydrolase, translating into MPRFLGQLSLLHGWLPLTTQALALLVALLVIDWRNRSWWKIALPVALIAAAAATALAYWYIASLGVAGDPAPKSLWLWIAMSGLTVAVLVLGWKGARWWRRGLTFLSVPLCVLCAGLSLNLWVGYFPTVFAAWNQLTSAPLPDQIDRLQVTAMQVAGTRPDKGVVVPVNIDSDASHFPHRQELVYLPPAWFNTNPPPRLPTVMMLGSAFNLPSDWLGPGGAFTAIDGFAARHHGFAPVFVFPDPTGSFDNDTECVNGSRGNAADHLTKDVVPFIVSNFGVSSDRANWGVAGWSMGGTCAVTLAAMHPELFSAFVDIAGDFRPNIGSKEQTIAELFGGNTAAWAEYDPLTVMTRHGRYTGLSGWFDIPTPPGAHSVAQAANPALGSTAAANPEGQDAAAHALCTIAEANGISCAVVTQPGKHDWPFAAQAFDAALPWLASTLGTPNVEPAQLPQRGSGEPH; encoded by the coding sequence TTGCCCCGATTCCTCGGACAACTGTCCCTGCTGCATGGCTGGTTGCCACTCACGACGCAAGCACTCGCGCTGCTCGTCGCGCTGCTCGTGATCGACTGGCGCAACCGGAGCTGGTGGAAGATTGCGCTCCCGGTGGCACTGATCGCGGCCGCCGCGGCCACCGCGCTGGCGTATTGGTACATCGCCTCGCTCGGAGTCGCCGGCGATCCGGCGCCGAAGTCCCTGTGGCTGTGGATCGCGATGAGTGGACTGACCGTCGCGGTGCTGGTGCTGGGCTGGAAAGGCGCCCGCTGGTGGCGTCGCGGGCTCACGTTCCTCTCAGTCCCGCTGTGTGTGTTGTGCGCGGGGCTGTCCTTGAACCTGTGGGTCGGCTATTTCCCCACCGTGTTCGCCGCATGGAACCAGCTGACGTCCGCGCCGCTGCCCGATCAGATCGACCGGCTGCAGGTGACCGCGATGCAGGTCGCCGGGACCCGGCCGGACAAGGGCGTCGTCGTGCCGGTCAACATCGACTCCGACGCATCGCACTTTCCGCACCGCCAGGAACTCGTCTATCTGCCCCCGGCGTGGTTCAACACCAACCCGCCGCCTCGGCTGCCGACGGTCATGATGCTCGGCTCGGCGTTCAACCTCCCGTCCGACTGGCTGGGGCCCGGCGGCGCTTTCACCGCCATCGACGGCTTCGCCGCCCGCCATCACGGTTTCGCCCCGGTTTTCGTCTTTCCCGATCCCACCGGCTCGTTCGACAACGACACCGAATGCGTGAACGGAAGCCGCGGCAACGCCGCCGACCATCTGACCAAGGACGTGGTGCCGTTCATCGTCTCGAACTTCGGCGTCAGCTCCGACCGGGCGAATTGGGGTGTCGCCGGGTGGTCGATGGGCGGTACCTGTGCTGTCACCCTGGCCGCCATGCATCCGGAGCTGTTCAGCGCCTTCGTGGACATCGCCGGCGACTTCCGGCCCAACATCGGCAGCAAGGAACAGACCATCGCCGAGTTGTTCGGCGGCAACACCGCCGCCTGGGCGGAGTACGACCCGCTCACCGTGATGACCAGGCACGGCCGCTACACCGGGTTGTCGGGCTGGTTCGACATCCCCACCCCGCCCGGCGCACACAGCGTCGCGCAGGCGGCCAACCCCGCCCTCGGCAGCACCGCCGCGGCCAACCCGGAGGGTCAAGACGCGGCCGCCCACGCGCTGTGCACGATCGCCGAAGCCAACGGGATCAGTTGCGCCGTGGTAACCCAGCCGGGCAAACATGACTGGCCGTTCGCCGCCCAGGCATTCGATGCGGCGTTGCCCTGGCTCGCTTCGACGCTGGGGACCCCGAATGTCGAGCCCGCGCAGTTGCCGCAACGGGGCAGCGGGGAACCACACTGA
- a CDS encoding MarR family winged helix-turn-helix transcriptional regulator — translation MRRVADGEWKPTVPALVNLVAASGAPRLRAAFAAAGLDGIRPAQAVALVPLAVGGLHASALADRLRVSRQAVAQAAAALERHGYVTRVPDPVDARARIIELTSRGRQALWVMRSNAIELEKRWQQLLGEQRLGEFRETLVLLLSAESGDDGPSS, via the coding sequence ATGCGACGTGTTGCAGATGGCGAGTGGAAGCCCACCGTTCCGGCGCTGGTGAATCTGGTTGCCGCATCGGGTGCACCGCGGTTGAGGGCGGCGTTCGCCGCGGCGGGGCTGGACGGGATCCGGCCCGCGCAAGCGGTCGCATTGGTACCACTGGCGGTCGGCGGACTGCACGCGTCGGCGCTGGCCGATCGGCTCAGGGTGAGCCGGCAGGCGGTGGCCCAGGCCGCGGCCGCCCTGGAGCGGCACGGATACGTGACCCGCGTGCCCGACCCTGTCGACGCCCGCGCCCGCATCATCGAGCTGACCTCACGCGGTCGGCAGGCCCTGTGGGTAATGCGTTCCAACGCAATCGAATTGGAGAAGCGATGGCAGCAGTTGCTGGGGGAGCAGCGGCTGGGAGAATTTCGCGAGACGTTGGTGTTGCTGCTATCGGCGGAATCCGGTGACGATGGCCCGTCGAGCTAA
- a CDS encoding TetR/AcrR family transcriptional regulator, protein MESKRRTQEERSAATRDALISAARRLWGERGYAEVGTPEIAATAGVTRGAMYHQFADKAALFAEVVEVVEQDVMARMATIVSTSGAATPADLLRAAVDAWLEVSGDPEVRQLILLDAPSVLGWAGFRDVAQRYSLGMTEQMLTEAIKAGQLAKQPLRPLAHVLIGALDEAAMLIATSDDPKRARRETRQVLHRLIDGMLHNPTR, encoded by the coding sequence ATGGAAAGCAAGAGACGAACTCAGGAGGAGCGCTCCGCGGCGACCCGCGACGCGCTGATCTCGGCTGCGCGTCGGCTGTGGGGCGAACGCGGCTACGCGGAGGTGGGCACGCCGGAGATCGCCGCGACCGCCGGGGTCACCCGAGGGGCGATGTATCACCAATTCGCCGACAAGGCAGCACTATTCGCAGAGGTCGTCGAGGTGGTGGAACAGGACGTGATGGCCCGGATGGCGACCATCGTTTCGACGTCTGGAGCAGCCACACCGGCCGACTTGCTGCGCGCCGCCGTCGATGCCTGGCTCGAGGTTTCCGGTGATCCCGAGGTGCGACAGCTGATCCTGCTGGACGCGCCGAGCGTGCTGGGCTGGGCGGGTTTCCGTGACGTCGCTCAGCGGTACAGCCTGGGGATGACCGAACAGATGCTCACCGAGGCGATCAAGGCCGGCCAGCTGGCCAAGCAACCGCTGCGACCGTTGGCGCATGTGCTGATCGGTGCGCTCGACGAGGCGGCGATGTTGATCGCCACCTCCGACGACCCGAAGCGCGCCCGCCGCGAGACCCGGCAAGTGCTGCATCGATTGATCGACGGGATGTTGCACAACCCGACGCGTTAG
- a CDS encoding HD domain-containing protein has product MAANTPDPQRLGGLGWARRTGGRLSRTERRRLLLATAVGQWTNAVGRVKLAVGRIPAAAERVDLDTLRVPDSRFAREAEEACAELPPALLGHSYRTWLFGHALAAVDGCELDEELFYCGALLHDYGIVKPTPERDFTLGSAERMLACAQVAGVDDQRADLLADGICVHTTPGITVDADGATGCYLQWGAMVDGAGLRVWDIAPRNVTEVLRRYPRGDFKRELVNMIRAEAAAVPAGRFGLLVRCGMPLAVRLAPFDS; this is encoded by the coding sequence TTGGCCGCGAATACGCCTGATCCACAGCGGCTCGGCGGGCTCGGTTGGGCACGTCGCACCGGCGGGCGGCTCTCCCGCACCGAGCGGCGGCGGCTGCTCCTCGCAACGGCGGTGGGGCAATGGACGAACGCAGTGGGACGGGTCAAGCTCGCGGTGGGCCGGATCCCGGCGGCGGCCGAGCGCGTCGACCTGGACACGTTGCGGGTGCCGGATTCGAGGTTCGCGCGCGAGGCCGAGGAGGCGTGTGCGGAATTGCCGCCGGCCCTGCTGGGGCACTCCTACCGCACCTGGCTCTTCGGGCATGCCCTGGCGGCCGTCGACGGGTGCGAGCTGGATGAGGAACTGTTCTACTGCGGGGCGCTGCTCCACGACTACGGCATCGTAAAACCTACGCCCGAGCGCGATTTCACGCTCGGCAGTGCCGAGCGTATGCTCGCTTGCGCGCAGGTGGCAGGCGTGGATGACCAACGAGCGGACCTGCTGGCCGACGGCATCTGCGTACATACGACACCGGGAATCACGGTCGACGCCGACGGCGCGACGGGCTGCTATCTGCAATGGGGAGCGATGGTCGACGGCGCCGGACTGCGCGTCTGGGACATCGCTCCGCGCAACGTCACCGAGGTGCTGCGGCGTTATCCGCGAGGCGATTTCAAGCGCGAATTGGTCAACATGATCCGCGCGGAGGCCGCGGCGGTACCGGCGGGACGGTTCGGACTGCTCGTCCGCTGTGGAATGCCGCTGGCCGTGCGACTCGCGCCGTTCGACTCCTGA
- a CDS encoding extracellular catalytic domain type 1 short-chain-length polyhydroxyalkanoate depolymerase: MRSGYLRVLSACVLATLVVVLGGCVGGGHALGTPGSQPIPVGQSSQSIESGGVARTFHLYRPQGLNDAVPLVVMLHGGFGNGAQAERSYHWDEAADGGRFLVAYPDGLNRAWNAGTCCGQPQRDNVDDVGFLNAMVAAIEQEIPIDRARVYVTGMSNGAMMALRLGCQSDTFAAIAPVAGTLLTDCAAARPASVLQIHGTADELVPYHGGPGKTFGANGIPRVNGPSAEAVNATWRSIDGCGEPTSTTAGDVTTQLAGCADGRTVELISVAGAGHQWPGGEPSPLAERVGRIPAPSTALDATGTIWQFFTQSHR, encoded by the coding sequence ATGCGATCCGGTTACCTCCGCGTGCTCAGCGCGTGCGTTCTCGCAACTCTGGTCGTTGTGCTCGGCGGATGCGTGGGCGGCGGACATGCCCTGGGAACACCCGGTTCTCAACCGATCCCGGTCGGGCAATCCAGCCAGAGCATCGAGTCGGGCGGGGTCGCGAGGACCTTCCATCTGTACCGGCCGCAAGGTCTGAACGATGCCGTCCCGCTGGTGGTGATGCTGCACGGCGGCTTCGGCAACGGCGCCCAGGCCGAGCGGTCCTACCACTGGGACGAGGCGGCCGACGGTGGCCGTTTCCTGGTGGCCTACCCCGACGGCCTCAACCGCGCCTGGAATGCCGGCACGTGCTGCGGTCAACCGCAGCGCGACAACGTCGACGACGTCGGATTCCTCAACGCGATGGTCGCCGCGATCGAACAGGAGATCCCCATCGATCGGGCCCGCGTCTACGTCACCGGCATGTCCAACGGGGCGATGATGGCGCTACGGCTGGGCTGCCAGAGCGATACATTCGCCGCGATCGCTCCGGTCGCGGGAACCCTGCTGACGGACTGCGCAGCGGCACGGCCCGCGTCGGTTCTGCAAATTCACGGCACGGCCGACGAACTGGTCCCTTACCACGGCGGCCCCGGTAAAACGTTCGGCGCCAACGGCATTCCGCGGGTGAACGGCCCCTCGGCGGAAGCGGTCAATGCCACCTGGCGCTCGATCGATGGGTGTGGCGAGCCGACCTCGACGACGGCCGGAGACGTGACGACCCAACTCGCCGGCTGCGCAGATGGGCGCACCGTGGAGTTGATCTCGGTGGCCGGCGCGGGACATCAATGGCCCGGCGGCGAGCCGAGTCCACTTGCGGAACGAGTCGGCCGCATTCCCGCGCCGTCCACCGCGCTCGATGCCACCGGCACGATCTGGCAGTTCTTCACGCAGAGCCACCGCTAA
- a CDS encoding MarR family transcriptional regulator produces MSPRRSTNGLPVTAYLVLGVLAANDEQLTAGEIKSRAELTVGHFYWSPSVSHVRRELTRLLQWGMVREIAAQSGKRAITLYETTDAGLDALRRWVHHFPGDDQVVIKHPVILRTWLSRGEDPERIVDTLDRHLDAIRARLDEALWSRQRSRDLGISDDPDQRSSFAVLDYAIRGLYAEISNIAQLRDEIASGTTRDPVKRVTRAKGQIRRRAPRN; encoded by the coding sequence ATGAGTCCCCGGCGCAGCACCAACGGCCTACCGGTGACGGCCTACCTGGTGCTGGGTGTGCTGGCGGCCAACGACGAACAACTGACCGCCGGCGAGATCAAGTCGCGCGCCGAGCTGACCGTGGGCCACTTCTACTGGTCGCCGTCGGTCAGTCACGTGCGCCGCGAACTGACCCGGCTGCTGCAGTGGGGGATGGTCAGGGAAATCGCCGCCCAATCCGGAAAGCGGGCGATCACGTTGTACGAGACCACCGATGCTGGGCTCGACGCGCTTCGCCGCTGGGTCCACCACTTTCCGGGCGACGATCAGGTCGTTATCAAACACCCCGTCATTCTGCGAACCTGGCTTTCGCGGGGCGAGGATCCCGAACGGATCGTCGACACCCTGGATCGGCATCTCGACGCCATCCGGGCCCGGCTCGACGAGGCGCTGTGGTCGCGGCAGCGGTCCCGCGACCTCGGCATCTCCGACGATCCGGACCAGCGGTCCTCGTTCGCCGTGCTGGACTACGCGATCCGCGGGCTGTACGCGGAGATCTCCAACATCGCGCAACTGCGCGACGAGATCGCCAGCGGCACAACCAGAGACCCCGTCAAGCGGGTCACACGGGCGAAGGGGCAGATCCGCCGTCGGGCACCACGGAACTAG
- a CDS encoding polysaccharide deacetylase family protein produces MKRRRFLGSLAAATVAAVGAGRLIVDPQPRTFAQVPLDAAPTSGPVAPSPVGLLPPPPLSARISLPGGGALMTIPGDGDLLALTLDDGVNSDVVRAYTQLAKDTGARMTFFVNGIYNSWTDNLDLLRPLVESGQIQLGNHTWSHPDLTSVPQSRVEEELKRNDEFLKKTYGVGAKPYYRPPYGKHNGAVDSVANELGYTVPTLWSGSLSDSTLITEEYILKMIDEYFTPQNIVIGHLNHLPVTHVYPQLIDTIRDRNLRTVTLNDVFLRTP; encoded by the coding sequence ATGAAGCGCCGTCGATTCCTCGGCTCGCTGGCCGCGGCCACGGTCGCGGCCGTGGGCGCTGGACGCCTGATTGTCGACCCGCAACCGCGAACCTTTGCTCAGGTGCCCCTCGACGCGGCCCCGACATCCGGCCCCGTCGCGCCGTCGCCGGTCGGTTTGTTGCCGCCCCCGCCACTGAGTGCTCGGATCTCGCTACCGGGTGGCGGGGCACTGATGACGATTCCCGGAGACGGCGACCTGCTCGCGCTGACCCTCGATGACGGGGTGAACAGCGACGTGGTGCGGGCCTACACGCAGCTCGCCAAGGACACCGGCGCGCGGATGACGTTTTTCGTCAACGGGATCTACAACTCCTGGACCGACAACCTGGACCTGTTGCGACCGCTGGTGGAGTCCGGGCAGATCCAGCTCGGCAACCACACCTGGTCGCACCCGGACCTGACGAGTGTGCCGCAGAGCAGGGTCGAAGAGGAGCTCAAGCGCAACGACGAGTTCCTGAAGAAGACATACGGTGTCGGCGCCAAACCGTACTACCGCCCGCCCTACGGAAAGCACAACGGTGCCGTCGACTCGGTGGCGAACGAACTCGGCTACACCGTCCCGACCCTGTGGTCCGGGTCGTTATCGGACTCGACCTTGATCACCGAGGAATACATCCTCAAGATGATCGACGAGTACTTCACTCCGCAGAACATCGTGATCGGCCACCTCAACCACCTGCCCGTCACGCACGTCTATCCGCAACTCATCGACACCATCCGTGACCGCAACCTGCGTACCGTCACGCTCAACGACGTGTTCTTGAGAACGCCTTAG
- a CDS encoding heavy metal translocating P-type ATPase: MATSAVSNLELDIAGMTCASCAARLEKTLNKLDGVTATVNFALERASVSVPVGYDPQSLLAEVEKAGYTAVLPQHTDEPAMADDPELAGLRNRLITAIVLATPVIAMAMIPALQLRNWQWASLALAAPVVLWAGWPFHSAAWANLKHGAATMDTLVSIGTLSAFLWSLYALFFGTAGHHHLHHGFALTVTPGGGADSIYLEVAAGVTLFVLAGRYFETRSKRRAGAALRALLELGAKDVAVLRPDLLRPDHPGTETRIPIEQLKVGDQFVVRPGEKIATDGIVVSGSSAVDASMLTGESVPIEVGEGDAVTGATVNAGGRLVVRATRIGADTQLAQMGKLVEAAQSGKATVQRLADRVSGVFVPIVIAIAVVTLAGWLLAGFSTAAAFTAAVAVLIIACPCALGLATPTALLVGTGRAAQLGVLIKGPEVLESTRKVDTIVLDKTGTVTTGRMTLVEVITAPGTDRASLLRHAGALEDASEHPVAQAIANAARTELGALPAPEDFVNVQGKGVQGVVDGHAVVVGRESLLAERSVYLDPELAKAKSRAEGEGKTAVAVGWDGSVRGILVIADTVKPTSAEAIRQFKQLGLTPVLLTGDNATVADRIAGELRIAHVIAEVLPADKVAVVQRLQSDGKVVAMVGDGVNDAAALATADLGIAMGTGTDVAIEAADLTLVRGDLRAAVDAIRLSRKTLATIKMNLFWAFGYNLAAIPLAALGLLNPMLAGAAMAFSSVLVVGNSLRLRSFTSTIRSGDMR, from the coding sequence ATGGCCACGAGCGCGGTCAGCAACCTGGAGCTGGATATCGCCGGGATGACGTGTGCCTCCTGCGCGGCCCGCCTGGAAAAGACGCTGAACAAACTCGACGGCGTGACGGCGACCGTGAATTTCGCCCTGGAGCGGGCTTCGGTCAGCGTCCCGGTGGGATACGACCCCCAGTCGCTGCTCGCCGAGGTCGAAAAGGCCGGCTACACCGCCGTTCTGCCGCAACACACGGATGAACCCGCCATGGCGGACGACCCGGAGCTGGCCGGACTGCGTAACCGCCTGATCACCGCGATAGTGCTCGCCACCCCGGTGATCGCGATGGCGATGATCCCCGCACTGCAATTGCGCAACTGGCAGTGGGCATCGCTGGCCCTGGCCGCGCCGGTGGTGCTGTGGGCGGGCTGGCCGTTCCACTCCGCCGCGTGGGCCAACCTCAAGCACGGCGCCGCAACGATGGACACCCTGGTGTCGATCGGGACGCTGTCGGCGTTCCTGTGGTCGCTGTATGCCCTGTTCTTCGGCACGGCCGGCCACCACCACCTGCACCACGGCTTCGCGCTGACCGTCACGCCCGGCGGCGGCGCCGACAGCATCTACCTCGAAGTCGCCGCCGGTGTCACCCTGTTCGTCCTGGCCGGCCGCTACTTCGAGACGCGCTCCAAACGGCGCGCCGGGGCAGCCCTGCGCGCCCTGCTGGAGCTCGGCGCCAAGGACGTCGCGGTGCTGCGCCCCGACCTGCTGCGTCCGGACCACCCGGGCACCGAGACCCGGATCCCGATCGAGCAGCTCAAGGTCGGCGACCAGTTCGTCGTGCGCCCCGGCGAGAAGATCGCGACCGACGGAATAGTCGTCTCCGGCTCGTCGGCCGTGGACGCCTCGATGCTCACCGGCGAGTCCGTGCCGATCGAGGTCGGCGAGGGTGACGCGGTCACCGGCGCCACCGTTAACGCCGGCGGGCGTCTCGTCGTCCGCGCCACCCGGATCGGCGCGGACACGCAACTGGCCCAGATGGGCAAGCTGGTCGAGGCCGCGCAATCGGGCAAGGCGACGGTCCAGCGGCTCGCGGACCGGGTATCGGGAGTGTTCGTTCCGATCGTGATCGCGATCGCCGTGGTCACCCTGGCCGGGTGGCTTCTCGCCGGATTCTCGACCGCCGCGGCGTTCACGGCCGCGGTCGCGGTGCTGATCATCGCCTGCCCGTGCGCACTGGGCCTGGCCACTCCGACCGCACTGTTGGTCGGCACCGGGCGCGCGGCCCAGCTCGGCGTGCTGATCAAGGGACCCGAGGTGCTGGAGTCGACTCGCAAGGTCGACACGATCGTGCTCGACAAGACCGGCACCGTGACCACCGGCAGGATGACGCTCGTCGAGGTCATCACCGCACCGGGCACCGACCGCGCCTCGCTGCTGCGCCACGCGGGAGCGCTGGAGGATGCCTCCGAACACCCGGTCGCCCAAGCGATCGCCAATGCCGCCCGCACGGAACTCGGCGCACTGCCGGCGCCCGAGGACTTCGTCAACGTGCAAGGCAAAGGCGTGCAAGGCGTCGTCGACGGCCACGCCGTCGTCGTCGGCCGCGAGAGCTTGCTGGCCGAAAGGTCGGTGTACTTGGACCCCGAACTCGCGAAGGCCAAATCCCGTGCCGAGGGTGAGGGCAAGACCGCCGTGGCGGTGGGCTGGGACGGCAGCGTCCGCGGCATCCTGGTGATCGCCGACACCGTCAAGCCCACCAGCGCCGAGGCCATCCGGCAGTTCAAGCAGCTTGGGCTGACGCCGGTCCTGCTGACCGGTGACAACGCGACGGTGGCCGACCGCATCGCCGGCGAGCTCAGGATCGCGCACGTCATCGCCGAGGTGCTGCCCGCCGACAAGGTCGCCGTAGTTCAGCGTTTGCAGTCCGACGGCAAGGTCGTCGCGATGGTCGGCGACGGGGTCAACGACGCCGCCGCCCTGGCCACCGCCGATCTCGGCATCGCGATGGGCACCGGCACGGACGTGGCGATCGAGGCCGCCGACCTGACCCTGGTCCGCGGCGACCTGCGCGCTGCCGTCGACGCGATCCGGCTCTCCCGCAAGACGCTGGCCACGATCAAAATGAACCTGTTCTGGGCGTTCGGGTACAACCTGGCCGCGATCCCGCTGGCCGCGCTGGGCCTGCTGAATCCCATGCTCGCTGGCGCGGCGATGGCGTTTTCCAGCGTTCTTGTCGTCGGAAACAGCCTGCGACTGCGCTCCTTCACGAGCACGATCCGTTCGGGCGATATGCGATAG